The nucleotide sequence GTCGGGCGTCATCGCGTCTCCCGGCCTCGCGGGGCCCTCTCCCTGGCTCGTTCCTCGGCTGTCCCTCCCCCAAAACAGCCTGGGGGAGGGACGGAATCAGCGCGCCCAGCCAGCACCTGCGCACGAATCACCCTCTGAGTGGCAGGATGCCGGAACTCCGCGGCAATGTCCGCCAGCAGTCCGCGAAGGCGGACTTTGTGCTGTTGTTGCCGCGAATTCATTCGCCTGGCAGAGCTGGTGAAGCCGGTTATGCCGGAGTGCGCTCTCATCGCTTCCCCCGCGCCAGCAGCTCCCCCGCGATCTCCGCCACGCGCGCGGATGCCCCCGCCCCGCCCAGCTTCCCACGGATCAGGCGCAATCCCTCCACCATCTCCAGCCGCTGGTCCGAAGTCTCGTCCAGCAGCGGCAGCAGCGCGTCCGCCAGCGCCTGCGGGGTGGCGGCGTCCTGCACGAACTCGGGGGCCACGCGCCGCTCCGCGATCAGGTTCGCCAGCGCGATGTGCGGCACCTTCACCACGCGCCTGGCCAGCGCGTAGCTCATCGGCGCCATGCGGTAGACCACCACCATCGGCGTCGCGGCGATGCCGGCCTCCAGCGTGGTCGTCCCGCTCTTCACCAGCGCGGCGGTCGCGTACTGCAGCAGCATCCCCCCCGTGCCCTCCACCCGCGGCCAGCGCGCGCCCTCGTACACCGCGCGGTCGATCCCCCGCGGCACCGCGATCGCCGGCTGCACGCTGGAATCTCGGGCGACGACCAGCTCCGCGGCGGCGGAGAACAGCTCCAGGTGCCGCCGCACCTCCTGCGCGCGCGAGCCGGGGAAGAGGCCCAGGATCGGGCGCGCGGGGTCCAGCCCGTTCGCCCGCGCCCACGCGTCGCGCGAAAGCTCGGGCGCGGCGCGGTCGAGAAGGGGGTGGCCCACGAACTTCGCGTTCACCCCCGCCTGCCGCAGGAACGCCTCCTCGAACGGGAGGACGACCGCCACCTCGTCCGCATCGCGCGCCAGGTCGCGCACCCGCCCCTTGTGCCACGCCCACACCTGCGGCGCGATGTAGTACAGCACGGGAATCCCGCGGCCGCGCGCATGCTTCGCCAGCCG is from Longimicrobium sp. and encodes:
- the lpxB gene encoding lipid-A-disaccharide synthase — protein: MSAPASRSPVIFISAGEESGDLHGAALARALRQRFPDARLIGLGGARMRAEGVELLAGLDQLAVMGFVEVIRHLPFFRDLTKRVHATIDSEGVDLVIPIDYPGFNLRLAKHARGRGIPVLYYIAPQVWAWHKGRVRDLARDADEVAVVLPFEEAFLRQAGVNAKFVGHPLLDRAAPELSRDAWARANGLDPARPILGLFPGSRAQEVRRHLELFSAAAELVVARDSSVQPAIAVPRGIDRAVYEGARWPRVEGTGGMLLQYATAALVKSGTTTLEAGIAATPMVVVYRMAPMSYALARRVVKVPHIALANLIAERRVAPEFVQDAATPQALADALLPLLDETSDQRLEMVEGLRLIRGKLGGAGASARVAEIAGELLARGKR